A section of the Amycolatopsis sp. AA4 genome encodes:
- a CDS encoding LCP family protein, protein MAEWPGTPLPVHRGRGVVVVLRRGGKILLSVVSVVVLALTWYGWQFIGDPRAGFSTTAIFGEQDAHAKPLDGAIDILLVGQDSRTDAQGNPLPREVLDMLHAGEADGEKQTDTMILVHIPQNGEHAIAISFPRDSYVEITGGFGKHKLNSAYVYAYNDTAKTLQAKGNTDLKDVDEKAKLAGRKNLVATLEKFIGKPGMIDRYAEVNLASFYEVTKAIGGVQVCLKNPVKEKKSGVDLPAGKQTIEGVQALAFVRQRYGLQNGDLDRIARQQAFLSGLASKVLSSEVLANPVRIAQLIEAVKKSVVLSAGWDLSEFVEQMRGLTGGNVEFHTIPTEGNAVMGGADVLRVDPAKVRAEVNRLTSDGSAPTPSNAPLPGAGQITVELFDGSGTGAADQMRGLLQEKGFQLGTSTKLSTRATTVLRYHPSDEAAADLVRQALGSNAQAEPDADVAAGHVRVILGKDARDAAQAPATTSSAPPAAPPASSPSGPPPSSSSTSPAPVITAGDVPCVN, encoded by the coding sequence GTGGCCGAATGGCCGGGTACGCCGCTGCCGGTGCACCGCGGTCGCGGCGTGGTCGTCGTGCTGCGGCGCGGCGGGAAAATCCTGCTGTCCGTCGTGTCCGTGGTCGTGCTGGCGCTGACCTGGTACGGCTGGCAGTTCATCGGCGACCCGCGGGCAGGCTTCTCCACCACGGCGATCTTCGGCGAGCAGGACGCGCACGCGAAACCGCTCGACGGAGCGATCGACATCCTCCTGGTCGGCCAGGACAGCCGCACCGACGCGCAGGGCAATCCGCTGCCCCGCGAGGTGCTCGACATGCTGCACGCCGGCGAAGCGGACGGCGAAAAACAGACCGACACGATGATTCTCGTGCACATCCCGCAGAACGGGGAGCACGCGATCGCCATCTCCTTCCCGCGCGACTCCTACGTCGAGATCACCGGCGGCTTCGGCAAGCACAAGCTGAACAGCGCGTACGTCTACGCCTACAACGACACCGCCAAGACCCTGCAGGCCAAGGGCAACACCGACCTCAAGGACGTCGACGAGAAAGCCAAGCTCGCCGGACGCAAGAACCTCGTCGCGACGCTCGAGAAGTTCATCGGCAAGCCGGGCATGATCGACCGCTACGCCGAGGTCAACCTGGCCAGCTTCTACGAGGTCACGAAGGCCATCGGCGGCGTCCAGGTGTGCCTCAAGAACCCGGTCAAGGAAAAGAAGTCGGGCGTCGACCTGCCCGCCGGGAAGCAGACCATCGAGGGCGTGCAGGCGCTCGCGTTCGTCCGCCAGCGCTACGGCCTGCAGAACGGCGACCTCGACCGGATCGCGCGCCAGCAGGCGTTCCTGTCCGGGCTGGCGAGCAAGGTGCTCTCGTCCGAAGTGCTGGCCAACCCGGTGCGGATCGCGCAGCTCATCGAGGCGGTGAAGAAGTCCGTGGTGCTGTCCGCGGGATGGGACCTGTCCGAGTTCGTCGAGCAGATGCGCGGGCTGACCGGCGGAAACGTCGAGTTCCACACGATCCCCACCGAGGGCAACGCGGTCATGGGCGGCGCGGACGTGCTCCGCGTCGACCCGGCGAAGGTCCGCGCCGAAGTCAACCGGCTGACCTCCGACGGCAGCGCCCCGACGCCCAGCAACGCGCCGTTGCCCGGAGCCGGGCAGATCACCGTCGAACTGTTCGACGGCTCCGGCACGGGCGCCGCCGACCAAATGCGGGGTCTGTTGCAGGAGAAGGGTTTCCAGCTCGGCACGAGCACGAAACTGTCCACCCGCGCGACGACCGTGCTGCGCTACCACCCATCCGACGAGGCCGCCGCCGACCTGGTCCGCCAGGCCCTCGGCAGCAATGCGCAGGCCGAACCGGACGCGGACGTCGCCGCCGGGCACGTCCGGGTGATCCTCGGCAAGGACGCGCGCGACGCCGCGCAAGCGCCGGCCACCACGTCCTCGGCTCCCCCTGCGGCCCCGCCCGCGTCGTCGCCGTCCGGGCCGCCTCCGTCGAGCTCCTCGACCTCACCCGCACCGGTCATCACGGCGGGCGATGTCCCCTGCGTCAACTAG
- the rfbB gene encoding dTDP-glucose 4,6-dehydratase, whose amino-acid sequence MRVLVTGGAGFIGSHYVRQVLSGAYPTLADAEVVVLDKLTYAGNEANLAPVADSPRLRFVRGDICDTAQVTELMNGVDLVVHFAAESHVDRSILGSADFVLTNVLGTQTLLQAALEARVGKFVHVSTDEVYGSIQDGSWSEDHVLEPNSPYSASKASSDLIARSYFRTHGLPVCVTRCSNNYGPYQFPEKVIPLFATNLLDGKKVPLYGDGLNVRDWLHVDDHCHGIQLVADGGRPGEIYNIGGGTELTNRELTERLLAAVGVGWEMVEPVADRKGHDRRYSVDIAKISGELGYAPRVSFEDGLAETVRWYADNRAWWEPLKARAALGTS is encoded by the coding sequence ATGCGGGTCCTGGTCACGGGCGGTGCCGGGTTCATCGGTTCGCACTACGTGCGGCAGGTGTTGTCGGGGGCGTATCCGACCCTGGCCGACGCCGAGGTCGTGGTGCTCGACAAGCTCACCTACGCGGGCAACGAGGCGAACCTCGCCCCGGTCGCCGACAGCCCGCGGCTGCGCTTCGTGCGCGGCGACATCTGCGACACCGCGCAGGTGACCGAGCTGATGAACGGCGTCGATCTGGTCGTCCACTTCGCCGCGGAGTCCCATGTGGACCGCTCGATCCTCGGTTCGGCGGACTTCGTGCTCACCAACGTGCTCGGCACGCAGACGTTGCTGCAAGCCGCGCTGGAGGCGCGGGTCGGGAAGTTCGTGCACGTCTCGACGGACGAGGTGTACGGGTCCATCCAGGACGGTTCGTGGTCGGAAGACCACGTACTGGAGCCGAATTCGCCGTACTCGGCCTCGAAAGCGTCGTCGGATTTGATCGCCCGCTCGTACTTCCGGACGCACGGGCTGCCGGTGTGCGTCACGCGGTGCTCGAACAACTACGGGCCGTACCAGTTCCCCGAAAAGGTCATCCCGCTCTTCGCGACGAACCTGCTGGACGGCAAGAAGGTTCCGCTCTACGGCGACGGCCTGAACGTCCGGGACTGGCTGCACGTGGACGACCACTGCCACGGAATCCAGCTGGTCGCCGACGGCGGTCGCCCGGGCGAGATCTACAACATCGGCGGCGGCACCGAACTGACCAACCGCGAACTGACCGAACGCCTGCTCGCCGCGGTCGGCGTCGGCTGGGAAATGGTCGAACCGGTGGCCGACCGCAAGGGCCACGACCGGCGGTACTCGGTCGACATCGCGAAGATCAGCGGCGAACTCGGTTACGCTCCGCGGGTGTCGTTCGAGGACGGGTTGGCGGAGACCGTGCGCTGGTATGCCGACAACCGCGCGTGGTGGGAGCCGCTGAAGGCCCGCGCCGCGCTCGGCACGTCCTGA
- the rfbD gene encoding dTDP-4-dehydrorhamnose reductase has protein sequence MRLAVLVPGGSGQLGRDLVNTAGPETEVLAPSSAELDITAAGQVIAAVGELAERAAAAGAVPVVINAAAYTAVDAAETDEARAFAVNVDGPRVLAAACTSRRVPLIHVSTDYVFPGDGDRPYEVDDALGPKNAYGRTKAAGEDAVLGSGASAWVVRTSWVYGKTGANFVETMRRLESERDQLSVVDDQIGAPTWSADLARGLWELAGAIAAGQGPAGKVLHCTGGGETSWYGFARAIFEEIGADPDRVKPCTTEEFPRPAARPAYSLLSNASWREAGLTPLRDWRTALNSYLHG, from the coding sequence GTGCGGCTGGCAGTGCTCGTGCCCGGCGGTTCCGGTCAGCTCGGCCGGGACCTGGTGAATACCGCGGGCCCGGAAACGGAGGTGCTCGCGCCTTCGTCGGCGGAGCTGGACATCACGGCCGCGGGCCAGGTGATCGCCGCGGTCGGGGAGCTGGCGGAGCGGGCCGCGGCTGCTGGGGCGGTGCCGGTGGTGATCAATGCCGCGGCTTATACGGCGGTTGATGCCGCGGAAACGGACGAGGCGCGGGCGTTCGCGGTGAATGTCGACGGGCCGCGCGTGTTGGCGGCGGCTTGTACTTCGCGGCGGGTGCCGTTGATTCATGTCTCCACGGATTATGTTTTTCCGGGGGACGGGGATCGGCCGTACGAAGTGGACGACGCGCTGGGGCCGAAGAATGCTTACGGGCGGACCAAGGCCGCGGGGGAGGATGCGGTACTCGGGTCGGGCGCGTCGGCCTGGGTGGTGCGGACCAGCTGGGTTTACGGGAAAACCGGGGCCAATTTCGTCGAGACCATGCGGCGGCTGGAGTCGGAGCGGGATCAGCTTTCCGTGGTGGACGATCAGATCGGGGCGCCTACCTGGTCGGCTGATCTGGCTCGGGGGCTCTGGGAGCTTGCCGGGGCGATTGCCGCTGGGCAGGGGCCCGCGGGGAAGGTTTTGCACTGCACCGGCGGCGGCGAGACTTCGTGGTACGGATTCGCCCGGGCCATTTTCGAGGAGATCGGCGCGGATCCGGACCGGGTCAAGCCGTGCACCACTGAGGAATTCCCGCGTCCGGCCGCTCGTCCTGCTTACTCGTTGCTTTCCAACGCTTCTTGGCGGGAGGCGGGACTGACTCCGTTGCGGGATTGGCGGACGGCCTTGAACTCGTATCTCCACGGCTGA
- a CDS encoding CPBP family intramembrane glutamic endopeptidase has translation MLTRWLGHVRRHPLAGAVEVALSWEFAIVGSAKLLPVLDTAWFPGLGSVAVNLIATGVMLVILRSWGWLRPAGVTAWGRFARWPVVLPLFFVAALSALPGIEGSATQLVTGAAVMLCVGISEEISSRALVLEVARPLGLLRASALTAVLFGAGHLKNYLFFGASLNNTLWQMLSAGLFGFCLCAARLAIGTVWPLVLLHALSDYLQIYSPGKDPDWLWTLNAIVNLGLGAALLRWARNAPAAESASTAAAN, from the coding sequence ATGCTGACCCGGTGGCTTGGCCACGTGCGCAGGCACCCCCTGGCTGGCGCCGTCGAGGTGGCGTTGTCCTGGGAGTTCGCGATAGTCGGCTCCGCTAAGCTGTTGCCTGTCTTGGATACAGCCTGGTTCCCCGGGCTGGGAAGCGTCGCGGTCAATCTGATCGCCACCGGCGTCATGCTGGTGATCCTGCGGTCCTGGGGCTGGCTGCGGCCCGCAGGGGTGACCGCTTGGGGACGATTCGCCCGTTGGCCGGTTGTGCTGCCGCTGTTCTTTGTCGCCGCGCTGTCGGCGCTGCCGGGCATCGAGGGCAGCGCAACGCAGCTCGTCACGGGCGCGGCGGTCATGCTTTGTGTCGGGATCAGCGAAGAGATTTCCAGCCGGGCACTGGTACTGGAGGTCGCCCGTCCGCTGGGCTTGCTGCGTGCGTCCGCGCTGACGGCGGTTCTGTTTGGTGCTGGGCATCTCAAGAACTACCTGTTTTTCGGAGCATCGCTGAACAACACGCTGTGGCAGATGCTATCGGCGGGACTGTTCGGGTTCTGCCTGTGCGCGGCTCGGCTGGCGATCGGCACGGTGTGGCCGCTGGTGCTGCTGCACGCCTTGTCGGACTACCTCCAGATCTATTCTCCGGGCAAAGACCCGGACTGGCTGTGGACCCTGAACGCCATTGTCAACCTCGGGCTCGGGGCAGCACTGCTGCGCTGGGCGCGGAACGCGCCGGCTGCCGAATCTGCGAGCACGGCAGCCGCGAACTGA
- a CDS encoding glycosyltransferase family 1 protein, whose protein sequence is MADRPLRVLLDGTPLLGSRTGIGRYTAALSEELASLSEVDLRAVAFTLRGWRKLRHVLPHGVQARGMPVSARLLRATWLHTQLPPVELFAGPTDVVHGTNFVLPGRLRAAGVLTIHDLAFIDAPQELAHSDRTLPELVRRGAHRANVICTPTEAVADSVAEKLDVDRSKIIATPLGVNPAWFTARPPDDGVRAKLRLPEKYLLFAGAAGPRKGLDWLAAAHAAAPDLPPLVFAGPGPFPRLPRSGQTGYLSDVDLRTVVAGAAALVLPSRDEGFGLPVLEAMASDVPVVCTDIPALREVAGDCATLVPYDDVDGLAEALRQAVTDPHGLATSTARRTHAASFTWHNTALRTLDAYRQATES, encoded by the coding sequence GTGGCTGACCGTCCGCTCCGCGTCCTGTTGGACGGCACTCCCCTGCTCGGTTCCCGGACTGGCATCGGCCGGTATACCGCCGCGTTGAGCGAAGAGCTGGCTTCACTGTCCGAAGTGGACCTTCGCGCGGTAGCGTTCACTTTGCGCGGCTGGCGAAAGCTTCGGCATGTCCTGCCACACGGAGTACAAGCGCGGGGAATGCCAGTCTCGGCAAGGCTTTTGCGCGCGACCTGGCTGCATACCCAGCTGCCGCCGGTCGAATTGTTCGCCGGGCCGACCGATGTAGTGCACGGCACGAACTTCGTCCTCCCCGGCCGCCTCCGCGCCGCCGGAGTCCTGACGATCCACGACCTGGCTTTCATCGACGCCCCGCAGGAACTGGCCCACTCCGACCGAACCCTTCCGGAACTGGTCCGCCGCGGCGCGCACCGAGCGAACGTCATCTGCACCCCGACCGAGGCGGTCGCGGATTCGGTCGCGGAAAAGCTGGATGTCGACCGGTCGAAAATCATCGCCACCCCGCTCGGGGTGAATCCCGCGTGGTTCACCGCCCGCCCGCCCGACGACGGGGTGCGGGCGAAACTGCGGCTGCCGGAGAAATACCTGCTGTTCGCCGGTGCCGCCGGACCGCGCAAGGGCTTGGACTGGCTGGCCGCCGCCCATGCGGCCGCCCCGGACCTGCCCCCGCTGGTCTTCGCGGGCCCTGGCCCGTTCCCGAGGCTGCCCCGGTCCGGACAGACCGGCTATCTGTCCGATGTGGACCTTCGCACGGTCGTAGCCGGAGCCGCCGCCCTGGTGCTCCCTTCCCGGGACGAAGGCTTCGGCCTGCCTGTCCTGGAAGCCATGGCGTCGGACGTCCCCGTCGTCTGCACCGATATCCCGGCCCTGCGCGAAGTAGCGGGAGACTGCGCCACGCTGGTCCCCTACGACGACGTAGACGGCCTCGCCGAAGCCCTGCGTCAAGCCGTCACCGACCCGCACGGCCTGGCGACGTCCACCGCCCGCAGAACCCACGCGGCGAGCTTCACCTGGCACAACACGGCGTTGCGCACGCTGGACGCCTACCGGCAGGCAACCGAGTCTTAG
- a CDS encoding glycosyltransferase, producing the protein MAVGDPQPLVSVIVVNYRGADDTITCLRALRTDLDYANVELICVDNASGGDDAARIRAAVPDVRLIESPVNTGFAGGCNLGAQHANGTVLGFLNNDARPAPAWVSAAVAELRAQPTVAAVASKVLDWDGTGTDFVDAGLTWFGMGYKRHAGSPLADVPAAEHDVAKDVLFGTGSALFVRASVFAELGGFDERFFMFYEDVDLGWRLNLRGWRVRYVPESLTYHRHHGTMAAVDAPDTGRETFLLERNALAALYKNLSDESLARALPAALALAVRRATARGNLNPDQLDLEKGVGPVDTSDIPVPRTTLAGVLAVDRFVEMMPSLAESRAVEQAARVRTDADLLPLLRKALEPAYPLPDYLRAHEILVEAFGIKDVFGQRRKILVLTGDSITERMAGPAIRAWNIASTLSAEHDVHLMTTNPLVSPPPAAFRVSSGKHRDLDGPIEWADVVILQGHVLELAPSLKKQHEHKIVVADVYDPMHLELLEQGKDAPDDQRALDLAGVTRVLDAQLERADFFLCASERQRHFWLGHLAALGRLSPRLYDADPTTQSLLAVVPFGLSPQAPTRTGPGLRSALGIGESDRVVLWAGGVYSWFDPLTLIRAFDLLRHRRDDARLVFLGMKHPNPEVAEMDIGARTIRLADSLGLTDKHVFFNEQWVPYSDRQNWLLDADCGVTTHYEHVETTFAFRTRVLDYLWAGLPIVTTDGDAFADLVRAEGLGVVVPAEDAGALADALEKSLYDREFADACVERIRVVAQRYAWPEALKPLVEFCRNPRPAADRLPGGADLTVSDPVRGTALVRRDLALVREYLAAGGPGELARRAAGRVTKVARERLRRG; encoded by the coding sequence TTGGCAGTGGGGGACCCGCAACCGCTCGTCTCGGTGATCGTGGTGAATTACCGCGGCGCCGACGACACCATCACCTGCCTGCGGGCGCTGCGGACCGACCTGGACTACGCGAATGTCGAGCTGATCTGCGTCGACAACGCGTCCGGCGGCGACGACGCGGCCCGCATCCGCGCCGCGGTACCCGACGTGCGGCTCATCGAATCGCCGGTCAACACCGGGTTCGCCGGCGGCTGCAACCTCGGCGCCCAGCACGCGAACGGCACCGTCCTCGGCTTCCTCAACAACGACGCGCGCCCGGCTCCGGCGTGGGTCTCCGCGGCCGTCGCCGAACTGCGCGCGCAGCCGACCGTCGCCGCGGTGGCGAGCAAGGTCCTCGACTGGGACGGCACCGGCACCGATTTCGTGGACGCGGGTCTGACCTGGTTCGGCATGGGCTACAAACGCCACGCGGGCAGCCCGCTCGCGGACGTGCCCGCGGCCGAGCACGACGTCGCCAAGGACGTCCTCTTCGGCACCGGCTCGGCGCTGTTCGTGCGCGCGTCGGTGTTCGCCGAACTCGGCGGTTTCGACGAACGCTTCTTCATGTTCTACGAGGACGTCGACCTCGGCTGGCGGCTCAACCTGCGCGGCTGGCGCGTCCGCTACGTGCCGGAATCGCTCACCTACCACCGCCACCACGGCACCATGGCCGCGGTCGACGCGCCGGACACCGGTCGCGAAACCTTCCTTTTAGAACGCAACGCACTGGCGGCGCTCTACAAAAACCTCTCCGACGAATCCCTGGCCCGCGCACTTCCGGCGGCACTCGCGCTGGCCGTCCGCCGCGCGACCGCCCGCGGCAACCTCAATCCGGACCAGCTGGACCTCGAAAAGGGCGTCGGCCCGGTCGACACCTCGGACATCCCGGTCCCGCGCACCACGCTCGCCGGAGTGCTGGCGGTCGACCGATTCGTCGAGATGATGCCCTCGCTGGCCGAATCCCGCGCAGTCGAGCAAGCCGCCCGCGTACGCACCGACGCCGACCTGCTTCCGTTGCTGCGCAAGGCACTTGAGCCCGCGTACCCGCTGCCGGACTACCTTCGCGCACACGAAATCCTCGTCGAAGCGTTCGGCATCAAGGACGTCTTCGGCCAGCGCCGCAAGATCCTCGTGCTGACCGGCGATTCGATCACCGAGCGGATGGCCGGCCCGGCGATCCGGGCGTGGAACATCGCCTCGACGCTGTCCGCCGAGCACGACGTGCACCTCATGACCACCAACCCGCTGGTCTCGCCCCCGCCCGCGGCCTTCCGGGTCAGCTCGGGCAAGCACCGCGACCTCGACGGCCCGATCGAATGGGCGGACGTCGTGATCCTGCAGGGGCATGTGCTGGAGCTGGCGCCGTCGCTGAAGAAGCAGCACGAGCACAAGATCGTGGTCGCCGACGTCTACGACCCGATGCACCTGGAGCTGCTGGAACAGGGCAAGGACGCCCCCGACGACCAGCGCGCGCTCGACCTGGCCGGCGTCACCCGGGTCCTGGACGCCCAGCTCGAACGCGCCGACTTCTTCCTCTGCGCCTCCGAACGCCAGCGCCACTTCTGGCTGGGCCACCTCGCCGCGCTCGGCCGCCTGTCCCCGCGGCTCTACGACGCCGACCCGACCACCCAGTCGCTCCTCGCGGTCGTCCCGTTCGGCCTCTCCCCGCAGGCCCCGACCCGCACCGGCCCCGGCCTGCGGTCCGCGCTGGGCATCGGCGAATCGGACCGCGTCGTCCTGTGGGCGGGCGGCGTCTACAGCTGGTTCGACCCGCTGACCCTGATCCGCGCCTTCGACCTGCTTCGCCACCGCCGCGACGACGCCCGTCTCGTGTTCCTCGGCATGAAGCACCCGAACCCCGAGGTCGCCGAAATGGACATCGGCGCCCGGACGATCCGGCTCGCGGATTCGCTGGGCCTCACCGACAAGCACGTCTTCTTCAACGAACAGTGGGTCCCGTATTCGGACCGGCAGAACTGGCTGCTCGACGCCGACTGCGGGGTCACCACGCACTACGAACACGTCGAGACCACTTTCGCTTTCCGCACCCGGGTCCTCGACTACCTGTGGGCCGGTTTGCCGATCGTGACCACGGACGGGGATGCGTTCGCCGACCTCGTCCGCGCGGAAGGCCTCGGCGTCGTGGTTCCCGCCGAAGACGCGGGCGCGCTGGCGGACGCGCTGGAAAAGTCCTTGTACGACAGGGAATTCGCCGACGCCTGCGTCGAACGGATCCGAGTAGTCGCGCAGCGGTACGCCTGGCCGGAAGCGCTGAAACCGCTGGTGGAGTTCTGTCGCAATCCGCGTCCCGCGGCCGACCGGCTGCCCGGCGGCGCGGACCTGACCGTCAGCGACCCAGTACGCGGCACCGCGCTGGTACGGCGCGATTTGGCTCTGGTACGGGAATATCTCGCCGCCGGCGGCCCGGGCGAGCTGGCACGGCGAGCTGCGGGACGGGTCACGAAGGTGGCGCGGGAGCGGTTGCGCCGTGGCTGA
- a CDS encoding glycosyltransferase family 2 protein, translated as MTSAESGTTVVVVTWRGAAHLAACLDALAAQDRPHRTLVVDNASTDGTATVLAAHPSRPEVLRLRRNTGYAGAMAHALSRIETARVAWLNDDAAPEPDWLAVLEDTLEDQPLAAAVTSRLELPDGSTQSTGVRLTADGHGADLTEPSDEVFGFCGGAALLRTEAVRAVGGVPASFFCYYEDTDTAWRLRLAGWHVVSAPKARVQHLHGASTHPGSPQFHRWNERNRLLMLLRCAPAAIAVREMARFAAITVLLPLRRHRPDAANFDPALRLRVLAEVVLRLPRTLRERGRVTRISALGRGAIWDAWAGL; from the coding sequence GTGACCAGCGCGGAATCCGGCACCACCGTCGTCGTGGTGACCTGGCGGGGGGCAGCCCACCTCGCCGCGTGCCTCGACGCGCTCGCCGCCCAGGACCGTCCACATCGGACACTCGTGGTCGACAACGCCTCAACCGACGGCACCGCAACGGTTCTCGCCGCGCACCCCAGCCGTCCGGAGGTCCTCCGGCTGCGCCGCAACACCGGTTACGCCGGTGCGATGGCGCACGCACTTTCCCGGATCGAGACCGCGCGTGTCGCGTGGCTCAACGACGACGCCGCCCCCGAACCGGACTGGCTCGCCGTCCTCGAAGACACCCTCGAGGACCAGCCGCTCGCCGCCGCCGTCACGTCGCGGCTCGAACTGCCCGACGGCAGCACCCAGTCCACCGGCGTCCGGCTCACCGCCGACGGCCACGGTGCCGACCTCACCGAGCCCAGCGACGAGGTCTTCGGCTTCTGCGGCGGCGCCGCGCTGCTGCGCACCGAGGCCGTGCGCGCGGTCGGCGGGGTCCCGGCGAGCTTCTTCTGTTACTACGAAGACACCGACACCGCGTGGCGGCTGCGGCTCGCCGGATGGCACGTCGTCTCCGCGCCGAAAGCCCGCGTCCAGCACCTGCACGGAGCCAGCACGCACCCCGGTTCACCGCAATTTCACCGCTGGAACGAACGCAACCGTTTGCTCATGCTGCTGCGCTGCGCACCCGCGGCGATCGCAGTCCGCGAAATGGCCCGTTTCGCCGCGATCACCGTTTTGCTTCCGCTGCGCCGGCACCGTCCGGACGCGGCGAATTTCGACCCCGCGCTGCGGCTGCGGGTGCTGGCGGAGGTCGTCCTCCGGCTCCCGCGCACGCTGCGGGAACGGGGTCGCGTAACGCGGATCTCGGCGCTGGGCCGAGGCGCGATCTGGGATGCCTGGGCTGGCCTTTAA
- a CDS encoding glycosyltransferase family 1 protein: MPELVVIAEQLLAPVPGGTGRYTAELLPALARTAPPGWTVSSVVARHADVSAAQIEGVEGPRVLPLPPRALVALWQLGLRWWPGGDAVHAPTPFAPPRAPAGRTLTVTVHDTVPWTHPETLTARGVSWHRSMIARAARRSSGLIVPTRAVADELAVLLDVDVPVRVVPHGVTVPEGSAQLDLPSRYVLAVGTIEPRKGMDVLVDAVAQLDGTDEVGDVGLVLAGQPGWGGIDPVRLAADRGLKSVRVLGKVTDAQLATAMRGASVLAMPSLAEGFGLPLLEAMAIGVPVVHTDVPALVEVAGGAGLVAPRGDVDALARALKEVLLSPDKAAELSKLGRERARTFTWRAAAEAVWAAHRRVS; this comes from the coding sequence GTGCCCGAACTGGTCGTGATCGCCGAGCAACTGCTCGCCCCCGTTCCGGGTGGCACCGGCCGGTACACCGCCGAACTGCTGCCCGCGCTCGCCCGCACCGCGCCGCCCGGCTGGACCGTGTCCAGCGTGGTCGCGCGGCACGCGGACGTGTCCGCGGCCCAGATCGAAGGGGTCGAGGGCCCGCGGGTGCTGCCGCTGCCGCCGAGAGCGCTGGTCGCGCTGTGGCAGCTCGGCCTGCGCTGGTGGCCGGGCGGTGACGCGGTGCACGCGCCGACCCCGTTCGCACCGCCCCGTGCCCCGGCTGGGCGAACGCTGACCGTCACGGTGCATGACACGGTGCCGTGGACGCATCCGGAGACCCTGACCGCGCGCGGCGTCAGCTGGCACCGGTCGATGATCGCGCGGGCGGCGCGGCGGTCGTCCGGGCTGATCGTGCCGACGCGGGCGGTCGCCGACGAGCTGGCGGTGCTGCTGGACGTGGACGTTCCGGTGCGGGTCGTGCCGCACGGGGTGACCGTGCCGGAGGGGTCCGCTCAGCTGGACCTGCCGTCGCGGTACGTGCTGGCGGTCGGGACGATCGAACCGCGCAAGGGCATGGACGTGCTGGTCGACGCGGTGGCGCAGCTCGACGGCACGGACGAGGTCGGCGACGTCGGCCTGGTGCTGGCGGGCCAGCCCGGCTGGGGCGGCATCGACCCGGTGCGGCTCGCGGCCGACCGCGGCCTGAAATCGGTGCGGGTGCTGGGAAAAGTGACCGACGCACAACTGGCGACGGCGATGCGCGGCGCGAGCGTGCTGGCGATGCCGAGCCTTGCCGAGGGCTTCGGGCTGCCGCTGCTGGAAGCGATGGCGATCGGGGTGCCGGTGGTGCACACGGACGTCCCGGCCCTGGTGGAGGTCGCCGGCGGCGCGGGACTGGTGGCGCCGCGCGGGGACGTGGACGCGCTGGCGCGGGCGTTGAAAGAGGTGCTGCTGTCGCCGGACAAGGCGGCGGAACTGTCGAAGCTGGGGCGCGAGCGGGCGCGGACGTTCACGTGGCGGGCGGCCGCGGAGGCGGTGTGGGCGGCGCATCGGCGGGTGAGCTGA